The Streptomyces armeniacus genomic interval GGCAGTTGGATACCCGCGCACCGCAACGCCGCCCGCAGCGCCTCCCGCCCCCTCCTCGGCTTCCCTGGTCCTCTTCGCCACTTGCCGCTGTGCCGCCATTCCGTGGTCCCTCCCTTTCGTCGTTCTTGATCTCATGTCAGATAACGGCGGGACGGGACGGTTTCGGTAGTGCCACCATTGGCACAATGGCGCTGTGACAAGGGAGTGTTGTGCTTTGGCCAAGAGCTATGGGGAGTGGCTGAAGGAAGCACGGGAGGGCAAGGGGTGGAGCCAGCAGGAACTGGCGGACAAGGCGTTCATGTCCCGTTCCCTGATCGCCGCGATTGAGCGAGGGGTACGGCACCCGACCGAGGACGACGCCAAGGCGCTGGATGCGGCGTTGGGTACGGGGAATGTGCTGTCGACGTTCCGGCCGGGGGCGGTGAAGGGGGAAGTCGCGGACTGGTTCGGCAAGGCTCTCGAACTGGAGCAGCAGGCCACGGTCATCCGTGAATTCGGCCTGTCCTTTATGCCGGGCATCTTGCAGACGGAGGCATACGCGGATGCGGTGCTGCGGCGCGCGTACCCTCCGACGAGTGAAGAGCAGCGACACAAAGACGTTGTGACAAGGCTCCAGCGAGGGAAGATGCTGGAGGACCCCGTAACCCCCGTCGTGTGGGCGCTGCTCGATGAGGGGGTGCTACGACGCCCGTTCGGCGGCCCGCCGTCATGGCGGAACAGCTGCGTCACGTGGCGGCACTAGGCGAGCGGGAGCGCATCCGCGTGCACGTGCTGCCGTTCGGCGCTGGGGGTCTGCTCGTGAAGGGGATGGTGTCGCTGATGTGGTTCGAGGATCAGCCGCCCATTGCCTATTCGGAGGGGCATCGCCTGGGGGGAGTCCATGACTCTCCGTCTGTAGTCGAACGCATCACAGGCGCATACGATCAAGCCTTGAGCGACGCGAGGCCCTTTGAAGAGTCCCTGGCGATCATCAGGGCGACAGCGGAGGAATACGAGAGACATGGCTGAGCACATCCAACACGCGTCCGCGCTGAGTGGCTGGCGCAAGTCCTCGTACAGCGGCCCCGATAACGACAGTTGCGTCGAGGTCATCATCGGGGACGCGTCCGTGCTGACCGGTTGGCGCAAGTCGTCGTACAGCAGCCCCGATAACGACAGTTGCGTCGAGGTCATCGACGGGTACGCGTCCGGCATACCCGTCCGCGACTCCAAGGACCCGCACGGCCCGGCGCTCGTCGTCGAACCGGCCGCCTGGTCGTCGTTCGTCAGCGCCGTCAAGCGCGGGGAGTTCCCCGCCTGAGCTCTCCCCGGCGGCTCAGGGGCAGAAGCGCTCGCTGAGCATCGTGTTGATCCGCTTGCCGTCGGCCTCCGTCAGCCGGTGCCCCGGCGTGCTGAACCGCCGCGCGGCGGCCCCCGCGTCGCTGCTCCCCCGCGACAGCTCCGCGCACTGCTTCCCGGCCTTGTCCACGTCCTCGGCGGACCCGAGGGAGGAGTCGATCTCGCGCAGGGCGACCTGCAGTTCGAGCGTCTTCAGGGCCAGCATGTCCTGCTGGGTCCGGTCGCTCATGTCGGGCGGCAGATCGGTCGCGGGCATCCGGTCGTCGGCGGGCGGCGTCTCCGTACGGGGCGGCCGCGTGCTGGGGGTTTCGGTGCCGGGCGTCTCCGTACGAGGTGTCTCCGTACGGGGCGTCTCCGTACGGGGCGACGGCGTCTTGCTCGGCGGGCTCTCCGCGGAGTCGTCCCCGCCGTTCCCACCGCAACCGGCCAGCGTGAGCACGACCGCGGCGGCCACGCCCGCGACGGCCCCCCGCCACACGGACGGTTCCGGACTCAGGCTCGCCCTGGTGACCACGTGAAGCTCCCTACGCCAGACGCCGATTCGCCCCGGACGACGGCACACCCACCCCGCGCCCGGCCACAGCGCCCGTACGCTAGCGGCCCCTCACCGGGAGGGGTCCCGGTCCACCGCCGCCTCCGGCGGGACTATGCCGCGGACCGGGGGGAAGAGCATCGAGCCGTGCTCGTCGGCCACGTTCAGGGCCACGCCCGTCGGGCCGTCGGACGCGGGGATCACGTGGTCGAGCAGCCGGGCGCCCGGCATCGGGAGGTAGTCGCGGGGTTCGGGCGGCGCCGTGCCGTGCGCGTCCGTACGGGCGTCCGCGTCGCGTGCGTCCGCGAAGCGGTGGAGGGCGGCCTCGTCCGTGAAGGCGTAGATCCAGCGGATGCCGCCGTACACCGCCGCCCGCGGTACGTCGCCGTCGACCGGCACCAGCACGGCCGTACGGCGGAACTCCCCGAGCAGCGCCGCCGGGTCGCCGTCCCCGGCGCGGCATGCCGCTATCTCCTCCGGCAGATCCATGTCCCGCCCCCGGCCCCCGCAGACACCTGCCGGCGCGCGCACGCGCCGCTCTCCGCGCCACCGTACGGCACGCGTACAGCACCCGTATGGCACCCGTACGGACAGTCACCGGCGGTGCGCGGAGACCGTCACGTGCGCAGTCCCGCGAACGCCGTACGCACCACCGCGTCCGCGACCTCCGGGTCCGGTCCGGGGGTGCGGCCACCGCGGTCCGGGCGGTACCACTCCACCAGCGAGTTGATCATCCCGAACAGCAGCCTGGTGGCCAGCCGCGGATCGACGTCCGTACGGAGGTCGCCCTCCGCCGCCGCCTGCCTGAGCAGCGCGGTGACGCGCTGGTCGAAGTCGCGGCGGCGGGCCATGGCCCAGCGTTCGGTGTCGGTGTTGCCCCGGACGCGCAGCAGCAGGGTGACATACGGCAGCTCGCTCATCAGCACCTCGGTGGTCCGCCGAGCGACGTGCTCCAGCCGGTCGATGGCCGGGCCGTCCACCGCGGCGGGCTCGTCGAGGATGCCGAAGAGGCCGTCCAGGGCCCGGCTTATGGCGCGCCGCAGCAGCTCCTCCTTGCCGCGTACGTGGTGGTAGATCGACGACTTGGAGATGCCCGCCGCCTTGGAGAGGTGCTCCATGGAGGTGCCGTCGTAGCCGCGTTCGTTGAAGACCCGGACGGCGACCGTGAGCAGGGAGTCAGGCGTGTAGGTGTCGCGTTTGGCGGGCACAGTGGGCATGCCGCCGATGCTATCCGTGGGTACGGGGGCGGGCCCCCGCGCGTGTGCGGTCACCGGATCACGGCCCCTCTTGCACCGACCGATCGTTCGGTAGCAGTATCTAACCCGGCCCCCGCGTCCTGCCACCCCGCGCACGTGCCGCCACCGCACCGCCACCAGCAGCAGCCCAGAGCCAGAGCCAGAGCCCCAGCTCAACGAGGAGTTGGTCATCGTGACCGCCGAAACCACCGGACCGGCCAACCCGCCCGCCACCGCCGGCGGCAACAGCCCCGTACAGCTGCTCGAGAAGCACCGCGACACCCTGGACCAGGCGCTCGAGGCGATCCGCAGCCGCGCGTACTGGTCGCCGCACCCCGAGCACCCCAAGGCGTACGGCGCGGCCTCCGGCAAGGAGGGCAGCCTCGGTGCCGAGGAGGGCCAGGCGGCGTTCGACGCGCTGCGCGGCACCCGCTTCGAGCTGCCGGGGCAGCCCGGCACGGACGGCTGGACGGCCACCGAGTCGTCGCCGTACGGGCTCGGCATGGGCATCGAGTACCCGCACCCCGACCCCGACCGGCTGCTCCCCGCGATGCGGCTGGCGATGCCCGCCTGGCGCGAGGCCGGGCCGGAGGCGCGGGCCGCGGTGTGCCTGGAGATCCTGGCGCGGATCAGCGCGCGCACGCACGAGTTCGCGCACGCGGTGATGCACACCAGCGGGCAGGCGTTCATGATGGCGTTCCAGGCGGGCGGCCCGCACGCGCAGGACCGCGGCATGGAGGCGGTGGCGTACGCGTACGTGGAGCAGGTCCGCACCCCCGACGCCGCCGACTGGTCGAAGCCGCAGGGCAAGCGCGATCCGCTGAACCTGAGCAAGCAGTTCACGGCCGTCGGCCGCGGCATCTCCCTGCTGATCGGCTGCAACACCTTCCCCACCTGGAACGGCTACCCGGGCCTCTTCGCCTCCCTCGCCACCGGCAACCCGGTGCTCGTCAAGCCGCACCCGCGCGCCGTACTGCCGCTGGCGCTGACCGTACGGATCGCCCGCGAGGTCCTGCACGAGGCAGGCTTCGACCCGAACCTGGTGGCGCTCGCCGCCGAGCGCGAGGGCGAGGGCCTGGCGAAGGAGCTGGCCGTACGGCCGGAGGTCCGCATCATCGACTACACCGGCTCGACGGCGTTCGGCGAGTGGCTGGAGACGCACGCCCGGCAGGCGCAGGTGTACACGGAGAAGGCCGGTGTCAACACCGTCGTCATCGACTCGACGGACGACTACCGCGGCATGCTCGGCAACCTCGCCTTCTCCCTCTCCCTCTACAGCGGCCAGATGTGCACCACCCCGCAGAACCTGCTGATCCCCCGCGACGGCATCAGCACGGACGACGGCGACAAGTCGTACGACGAGGTCGTCGCGGACCTCGCGGGCGCCGTCGGCAAGCTCCTGGGCGACGACGCGCGGGCGAACGCGCTGCTGGGCGCCATCGTCAACCCGCAGGTCGGCGAACGCATCGACGCGGCGGGCTCCCTGGGCGAAGTGGCGCTGGCGTCCCGTTCGGTGACCAACCCGGACTTCCCCGGCGCGACCGTGCGTACGCCCGTGATCATCAAGCTGGAGTCGGCGAAGCCGGACGCGGAGGCCGTGTACCTGTCGGAGTGCTTCGGGCCGGTGTCCTTCGCCGTCGCCGTCGAGTCCACGCCGGACGCGGTGGCGCTGCTGCGGCACACGGTGCGGGAGAAGGGCGCGATGACGGTCGGCGCGTACACGACGTCGCCGGACATGGAGCGGCTGATCGAGGACGCGTGCCTGGAGGAGTGCGCGCAGCTCTCGCTCAACCTGACGGGCGGGGTGTACGTGAACCAGACGGCGGCGTTCTCGGACTTCCACGGGTCGGGCGGCAACCCGGCGGCGAACGCGGCGCTGGTGGACGGGGCGTTCGTCTCGAACCGCTTCCGCACGGTGGAGGTCCGGCGCCCGGCCTGACACCGGGCTCATCCAGCCCGTCCGGCGTTTGAGGACGGCCCGGAGCGGCCACCGACCGCCAGTGGGCCGAAAAGCCCCTGGCACAGTGCACGCGCTCCGTGGCCGACGGCCGTCCTCAAACGCCGGACGGGCTTGGTCGCAGCGGCAGCGCAGCCGTCAGCCGCGCCGCCTCCCCCGGGGCGCGTCGGGGCTCAGGCGCAGGGCGGTGATGGTGGTGGCGAGCATCCGGTAGTGGCCGGCCAGCAGCAGGAACTCGATCGCGGCGGCCTCGTCGAGGTGCGCGCGGAGCCGCCGCCACATGGCGTCGTCGAGGTCCTGCTGCTCGTACAGCATGTCCGTGGCCGCGAGCAGCGCCCGTTCGCGCGCGCTCCAGGCCTCGTGTCCGGGCGCCGAGACGACGCGTTCGAGGTCGGTACGGGTCACCCCGGCGCGGCGGGCGAGGCGCCTGTGGTGCTCGAACTCGTAGGCGCAGCCGCAGAGATGGGCGGTGCGCAGGATGACGAGTTCGGTCTCCCGGCGCGGCAGGGTGCCGCGCGGCATCAGCCGCCCGGCGAAGCGCAGCCAGCCGCGGAACAGCCGGCGGTGGCGGCCGAGCGTGAGGAAGAGGGCGGGCGGCCGTGTCCCGGAGACCAGTCCTGCGGCGTGGCTCAACAGCCATACGGGGAGACCGACTTCGGCGCGCGTGCCGGGAGCTATACGGGGTGCCGCGGCGTCGCGGGCGCGCTCCGGCGCGGTCACGGGGCGTCTCCGCCCGCGGGCCGCGGGGCGGTGCGTACGGCGGGGCGCAGCAGCCGCGTCGCGGCACGGTTCGCGGCCCGCATCGCCAGTACGTACAGCGGGGGCGCCACGCGCTGGAGGGCGTACAGGACGCGGACGCCGCGCGACGTGTGCACGAGGTAGCGCCCGTCCCGTACGCCGTCGAGGATCCGGCCCGCCACGTGCTCGGGGCTGGCCGCCCGCGCGCGGAACGCCGCGCGCAGCCTCCGCATCCTCGGGCTGTCGCGGTCCACGCCGGCTATCTCCACGGTTTCCGTGAGCGGTGTGGCGACCGCGCCGGGGCACACCAGGGTCACGCCGATACGGTGCGGGCGCAGGTCGAAGCGGAGCACCTCGCTGATGCCTCGCAGCCCGAACTTGGCAGCGCTGTACGCCGCGTGCCAGGGCAGGCCGATGAGTCCGGCGGCGGAGGAGACGTTCACCAGGTGGCCGCCGCGCCCGGCGGCGACCATCGCGGGCAGGAACGACTCGATGACGTGGACGGGCCCCATGAGGTCGACCTCCACCAGCGCGCGCCAGTGGCGGTGTTCCAGGGTCTGCACGGTGCCCCAGGCCGATATCCCGGCGATGTTCATCACGACGTCGACCGGACCACCTGGACCACTGTCGTGAATCTCGTCGGCCATGGCCCGCACCTGCTCGTACGAGGAGATGTCCGCGGCCCTGGCGTAGGCGACGGTGCCGCCGGCGGCGCGTACGGCGTCGACGGTGGCGTCCAGGCCCTCGGCGTCCAGGTCGGTCAGGAGCAGCACGGCGCCCTCGGCGGCGGCCCGCTCGGCGGTGGCGCGGCCGATGCCGCCGGCCGCGCCGGTGATGAACACCCGGCGTCTCCCAAGGTCCTTGATACCGCTCACGACCGGCTCACCTCGCTGGCTGCTGGGACGGGGACGCGGTCCTGCCCTGCGCGCGGGCAGGCAACGCGGCGACGGCCGACTGAATGTACCACCGGGAATATTCGGTCCGGTATAACCGTGGAGTGACCCGTTCCCCCGCCTCCCGTACGCAGCGGCGCCGCTACGCCCCGCGCCGGCCGCGCGAAGTGCGCAGCGCGCAGATCATCGACGCCGCCGCGCGGCTCATCGCCGAGCACGGCTGGCGCGGGATGACGATGGAACGCGTCGCCGCGGAGGCCGACGTCGCCAAGTCCGTCAGTTACGCGATCTTCGAATCGCAGGCAGGGCTGCAGCGCGCCGTGCTGCTGCGCGCCCAAGAGGTCACCGGCGACCGCGTCGCCAGGGCTCTCGCGGCCGCGCGGGAGGCGGACGGGATCGCCGCCGCGTTCCACGCCGGACTGGGCGTCTATCTGGAGAGCGTCGCGCGTGAACCGGAGATCTCCCGGCTCGTACTCCTGCCGATCGAGGGGGCCCCGGACAGCGTCCGCGAGGCCATACGCGACGGCCGCGAACAGGTGCGCCGCCGGATACTCGCCGTCGTCCGTACCCTGCTCGAGCGCGAGGGCGCGGCGGAACTCGACGCCGAGCTGATCTCCCACCTCGTACGGGACAACGCCGAGCACCTCGCCCGGCTGCTGCTGGAACAGCCCGGGACGTTCACGCCACGGCGGCTGACGGACGCCACCGCGGCGCTCGCCCGCTTCGCACGGCACGGCTGACGGACCGGCTCTGGCGGCTCCGACAGCTCCGACAGCTCCGACAGCTCCGACAGCTCCGGCGGGTACGCGGGCACACGCGGTGCGCGCGCCTAGGCGGGCGGGGTCTGTGCGAGCCAGTGGTAGAGGGTGATGGCGACGCTGGTGGCGAGGTTGTAACTGGAGACCTGCGGGCGCATGGGGAGCGCGACGATGTGGTCGGCGCGGGCGCGGAGTTCGGGGGAGAGGCCGCGGCGTTCGGAGCCGAAGGCGAGCAGGGCGTCGTCGGGCAGGGTGCGGGTGCGCAGGTCGGCGCCGTCCGGGTCGAGGGCGTAGAGGGGGCCGGCGGGGAGTCCGGCGACGGTGCGGCGTTCCACGGCGGTGGCGAAGTGGAGGCCCGCGCCGGCGCGCAGCACGTTGGGGTGCCAGGGGTCGACGGTGCCGGTGGTGAGCACGCCCGCGGCGCCGCAGCCTGCGGCGACGCGGATGACGGCGCCGATGTTGCCGAGGTGCCGCGGATCGTCCAGCACGACGAGCGGGGCGGTGCGGGGCCCATCGGCGCGCAGGGCGGCGGCCTGACCGCTGGCGCGTACGGCGAGCGCCGCGACTCCGGTGGGGTGCGGGCGCGGCACGAGCCGGGCGAGGGTGCCGGACGGTACGGGCTCGAGGAGCGCGTCGAGCGTCGCGGTCAGGTCGGGGGCCAGGTCGGCGGCGAGCGCGAGCGCGCCGGGGCGGTCCTCGGTGAGCGCGAGCGGTACGCGCGCGCCGAAGCGGAGGGCGTGCTTGAGCGCGTGGAAACCGTCCAGCAGGACGGTCTCCGGGGCCAGTTCGCGCCAGCGGCGCGCGGGGTCGGCCGCCGCGCCGGACGCCGGGCCGTCGCCGCCGGGGGCGTGCGCGTCGCGGTCGTGGGTCACCGGGCCAGCGTATGCGCGGTGCGGACGGGCGGGCGCACGCGTACGGCGCGAGCCCCCGCCCGTACGGCCGTCAGTCGCGCGACGCCCGCTCGCCGGCAGAGGTGGAGGTGGAGGTCGGGATCGGCACGGGTCCCGGCGGCGACGGCACGGCCGCCGCGCCGTGCGGCCCCTCGGCGCGCTCCCCGGGCCCGTCCGGCCCTCCCGGACCGCCCGGACCCGCGTCGCCGCGGCTCCCGAATCCCGTACCGCGCCGCAGCCGCCCGGCGAGGCCGGAGGAGCGGGCTCCGAGCCAGACCAGCAGCGCCGTGGGCAGGAACACGGCGTCCGCCGCGATCATGGCGAGCGAGAAGAACGGCAGTCCGAGCAGCACGGCGATGCTCAGATGCTCCATGATCATGATGAACAGGAGGACGTTCTTCACCCGCCGGTTGAAGAGGGTGAACGGGAACGCGACCTGCACGATCACGGTGCCGTACGTCATCATCATGATCGCCAGCCCGTTGCCCGCGAAGATCTCGTTGAGCTCGGGCCAGGGCGCGAAGTAGTCGAGGTGCATCGGGTAGTAGGCGGCGGTGCCGTCCTGCCAGCGCGAGCCCTGGATCTTGTACCAGCCCGCCGTCGCGTAGACGAAGCAGACCTCGATCATGATCACGGCGAGGGCGGCGTTGTGCACGAGGTTGGCGATGATGTCGCAGACGGCGCGCGGTTCGCCGGGCGCGCGGTGGTTCACCACCCACCACAGGCCCTGTACGGCCCACAGGCCCCAGAAGATCACGGCCCAGCCGGCGGTCAGCCCGGACAGCAGGGTGGCGGCGGCGAGGCTCAGCCCGGCCAGGGACCACAGGACGACGCCGGTCACGTCACGGGGCGGCGCGGCGGGCATGCCGTACGCCGTACCGGCGCCCGCGCCCGTATCCGCGCCCCCGCCCGTACGCGTACGGTGCCGGGCCGCACGCCGCGCGTCCAGTGACCACACGCGGCCGCAGCGGGTGAGCACGAGGTAGATCGCCATCAGGTGGATGACGTTGTCGCCGCCGTCGCCCATGAAGATGCTGCGGTTCTGGATCGACAGGACGCCGACCATGAAGAGGACCGACATGGTGCGGGTACGCCAGCCGAGCAGCAGGGCGGCGCTGGCGAGGATCGAGAGCGCGTACACGAACTCGAACCACGCGTTGCTGTCCGTCCACATCAGCACGCTGAACGCCTCGTTGGAGCCGTTCAGCCGCTCGGCGAGGTCCCAGCCCCACGGGCTGTCCGGGCCGTACAGCTCCTGCCGGTGCGGGAGTTCGCGCAGCAGGAACAGCAGCCAGGTGGCGGCGAAGCCGATGCGGACGACGGCCGTCTGGTACGGGCCGAGCGCGCCGCCGGTGACGCGCTCGAGGCCGGTGTTGAGCGTGGTCTCCACACGGGACTTCCACTGCGAGGGCCGCAGCATAGGCGCCTCGGCGGGGCGGCTGTCGTCCGTCACCGGCTCCCCCTCAGGTCGTCGCTTCCGACGCTCCACCAGGGCAGCACCCGGTACTCGGTCTTGGTGTCGATCTTCTCGTCACTCCACGCGGGCGGCGCCACCCTGGTGACGGCCGAGCGGAGCTGGATGCGGTCCACGGTGCCGCCGTTGAGCTCCGTACCGAAGCGCTCCAGGACGATCCGCATCATGTACGCCTGGGACAGCTCGCCTCGCAGGCCGACCGGACGGTGCTCGTTGTCGTGGGAGCCGGTGTAGAAGTCCCAGCCGCGGCGGAGCTCGTTCTGCACGGTGTGGCTGGGGAGGAGGTTGCCGCGGATGTTCTCGCCGTCCATGGCGGAGAGGTTGACCCAGCCGGTGGTCTCGACGGAGCCGTCGTCCTTGGTGACTTTGGCACGGGCGTGCACGTGGATGTTCTGCTGGAGGGGGTTGGGAGCGAACAGCTTCCAGTTCTGCTCGAACTCGGGCAGAACGTAGTCGTCGATGGTCTCGCTGTGCTCCTTGCTGAGCGTGTTCTCGGGTGCGACGTGCAGGAAGACCATCGTCACATGCACGGCGACGGCCACCGCGACCGCCGCCACGGCTATCGCCACCGTGACCCGCCCCGGCGCCGACAGCGCGGCGATGCCGCCGCTCCGCCGTTCCTCGTCAGGCTCCATGCCCTCCCCGCTCCCTCTTCGCTGTACCGCCCCCCAGAGGTTAGCCACTGTCAGGCCGGTCTTGACACCGTGTGGCAGACCGGCCCACCATTGAACCGAACGATCGGTCGGTCGGCTGACTCGAGGAGCCTCGCATGACGACGGTGCTACCGGGCACACCCGGCGACGCGGGGGCCGCGAGGGCGGCGGAAGCGGAGACGGCGCAGACGAGAGCGGAAACGGAAGCGCGGACGTACGGTCCCGCGTTCGACGCCGCCGTCGCCGCCGACGAACGGATCGAACCCCGCGACTGGATGCCCGACGCCTACCGCGCCACTCTCGTACGGCAGATCGCGCAGCACGCGCACTCCGAGATCATCGGCATGCAGCCCGAAGCCAACTGGATCACCCGCGCCCCCTCCCTGCGCCGCAAGGCGATCCTCATGGCCAAGGTCCAGGACGAGGCCGGCCACGGCCTCTACCTCTACAGCGCCGCCGAAACCCTCGGCACCGGCCGCGACGAGCTCCTCGACAAGCTCCACAACGGCCGCCAGAAATACTCCTCGATCTTCAACTACCCCACCCTCACCTGGGCCGACGTCGGCGCCATCGGCTGGCTCGTGGACGGCGCCGCGATCACCAACCAGGTGCCGCTGTGCCGCTGCTCGTACGGCCCCTACGCACGCGCCATGGTGCGCATCTGCAAGGAGGAGTCGTTCCACCAGCGGCAGGGGTACGAGCTGCTGCTCGAGCTCAGCCGCGGCACGGACGCACAGCACGCCATGGCGCAGGACGCCGTGAACCGCTGGTGGTGGCCGTCGCTCATGATGTTCGGGCCGCCGGACGACGAGTCGGCGCACAGCGCCCAGTCCATGGCCTGGAAGATCAAACGGCACTCCAACGACGAACTGCGCCAGCGCT includes:
- the paaN gene encoding phenylacetic acid degradation protein PaaN, giving the protein MLEKHRDTLDQALEAIRSRAYWSPHPEHPKAYGAASGKEGSLGAEEGQAAFDALRGTRFELPGQPGTDGWTATESSPYGLGMGIEYPHPDPDRLLPAMRLAMPAWREAGPEARAAVCLEILARISARTHEFAHAVMHTSGQAFMMAFQAGGPHAQDRGMEAVAYAYVEQVRTPDAADWSKPQGKRDPLNLSKQFTAVGRGISLLIGCNTFPTWNGYPGLFASLATGNPVLVKPHPRAVLPLALTVRIAREVLHEAGFDPNLVALAAEREGEGLAKELAVRPEVRIIDYTGSTAFGEWLETHARQAQVYTEKAGVNTVVIDSTDDYRGMLGNLAFSLSLYSGQMCTTPQNLLIPRDGISTDDGDKSYDEVVADLAGAVGKLLGDDARANALLGAIVNPQVGERIDAAGSLGEVALASRSVTNPDFPGATVRTPVIIKLESAKPDAEAVYLSECFGPVSFAVAVESTPDAVALLRHTVREKGAMTVGAYTTSPDMERLIEDACLEECAQLSLNLTGGVYVNQTAAFSDFHGSGGNPAANAALVDGAFVSNRFRTVEVRRPA
- a CDS encoding DUF5819 family protein, translating into MEPDEERRSGGIAALSAPGRVTVAIAVAAVAVAVAVHVTMVFLHVAPENTLSKEHSETIDDYVLPEFEQNWKLFAPNPLQQNIHVHARAKVTKDDGSVETTGWVNLSAMDGENIRGNLLPSHTVQNELRRGWDFYTGSHDNEHRPVGLRGELSQAYMMRIVLERFGTELNGGTVDRIQLRSAVTRVAPPAWSDEKIDTKTEYRVLPWWSVGSDDLRGSR
- a CDS encoding TetR/AcrR family transcriptional regulator, with the translated sequence MTRSPASRTQRRRYAPRRPREVRSAQIIDAAARLIAEHGWRGMTMERVAAEADVAKSVSYAIFESQAGLQRAVLLRAQEVTGDRVARALAAAREADGIAAAFHAGLGVYLESVAREPEISRLVLLPIEGAPDSVREAIRDGREQVRRRILAVVRTLLEREGAAELDAELISHLVRDNAEHLARLLLEQPGTFTPRRLTDATAALARFARHG
- a CDS encoding TrmH family RNA methyltransferase, whose amino-acid sequence is MTHDRDAHAPGGDGPASGAAADPARRWRELAPETVLLDGFHALKHALRFGARVPLALTEDRPGALALAADLAPDLTATLDALLEPVPSGTLARLVPRPHPTGVAALAVRASGQAAALRADGPRTAPLVVLDDPRHLGNIGAVIRVAAGCGAAGVLTTGTVDPWHPNVLRAGAGLHFATAVERRTVAGLPAGPLYALDPDGADLRTRTLPDDALLAFGSERRGLSPELRARADHIVALPMRPQVSSYNLATSVAITLYHWLAQTPPA
- a CDS encoding carboxymuconolactone decarboxylase family protein; protein product: MTAPERARDAAAPRIAPGTRAEVGLPVWLLSHAAGLVSGTRPPALFLTLGRHRRLFRGWLRFAGRLMPRGTLPRRETELVILRTAHLCGCAYEFEHHRRLARRAGVTRTDLERVVSAPGHEAWSARERALLAATDMLYEQQDLDDAMWRRLRAHLDEAAAIEFLLLAGHYRMLATTITALRLSPDAPRGRRRG
- a CDS encoding DUF397 domain-containing protein; the protein is MAEHIQHASALSGWRKSSYSGPDNDSCVEVIIGDASVLTGWRKSSYSSPDNDSCVEVIDGYASGIPVRDSKDPHGPALVVEPAAWSSFVSAVKRGEFPA
- a CDS encoding SseB family protein yields the protein MDLPEEIAACRAGDGDPAALLGEFRRTAVLVPVDGDVPRAAVYGGIRWIYAFTDEAALHRFADARDADARTDAHGTAPPEPRDYLPMPGARLLDHVIPASDGPTGVALNVADEHGSMLFPPVRGIVPPEAAVDRDPSR
- the paaA gene encoding 1,2-phenylacetyl-CoA epoxidase subunit PaaA, with translation MTTVLPGTPGDAGAARAAEAETAQTRAETEARTYGPAFDAAVAADERIEPRDWMPDAYRATLVRQIAQHAHSEIIGMQPEANWITRAPSLRRKAILMAKVQDEAGHGLYLYSAAETLGTGRDELLDKLHNGRQKYSSIFNYPTLTWADVGAIGWLVDGAAITNQVPLCRCSYGPYARAMVRICKEESFHQRQGYELLLELSRGTDAQHAMAQDAVNRWWWPSLMMFGPPDDESAHSAQSMAWKIKRHSNDELRQRFVDICVPQAEALGLTLPDPDLRWNEEHGRWDFGPIDWDEFKAVLKGNGPCNEQRISQRRTAHENGAWVREAAAAYAARERNRTAERDRTAERAQGSQPEEVAAR
- a CDS encoding TetR/AcrR family transcriptional regulator — translated: MPTVPAKRDTYTPDSLLTVAVRVFNERGYDGTSMEHLSKAAGISKSSIYHHVRGKEELLRRAISRALDGLFGILDEPAAVDGPAIDRLEHVARRTTEVLMSELPYVTLLLRVRGNTDTERWAMARRRDFDQRVTALLRQAAAEGDLRTDVDPRLATRLLFGMINSLVEWYRPDRGGRTPGPDPEVADAVVRTAFAGLRT
- a CDS encoding HTTM domain-containing protein gives rise to the protein MLRPSQWKSRVETTLNTGLERVTGGALGPYQTAVVRIGFAATWLLFLLRELPHRQELYGPDSPWGWDLAERLNGSNEAFSVLMWTDSNAWFEFVYALSILASAALLLGWRTRTMSVLFMVGVLSIQNRSIFMGDGGDNVIHLMAIYLVLTRCGRVWSLDARRAARHRTRTGGGADTGAGAGTAYGMPAAPPRDVTGVVLWSLAGLSLAAATLLSGLTAGWAVIFWGLWAVQGLWWVVNHRAPGEPRAVCDIIANLVHNAALAVIMIEVCFVYATAGWYKIQGSRWQDGTAAYYPMHLDYFAPWPELNEIFAGNGLAIMMMTYGTVIVQVAFPFTLFNRRVKNVLLFIMIMEHLSIAVLLGLPFFSLAMIAADAVFLPTALLVWLGARSSGLAGRLRRGTGFGSRGDAGPGGPGGPDGPGERAEGPHGAAAVPSPPGPVPIPTSTSTSAGERASRD
- a CDS encoding SDR family oxidoreductase codes for the protein MSGIKDLGRRRVFITGAAGGIGRATAERAAAEGAVLLLTDLDAEGLDATVDAVRAAGGTVAYARAADISSYEQVRAMADEIHDSGPGGPVDVVMNIAGISAWGTVQTLEHRHWRALVEVDLMGPVHVIESFLPAMVAAGRGGHLVNVSSAAGLIGLPWHAAYSAAKFGLRGISEVLRFDLRPHRIGVTLVCPGAVATPLTETVEIAGVDRDSPRMRRLRAAFRARAASPEHVAGRILDGVRDGRYLVHTSRGVRVLYALQRVAPPLYVLAMRAANRAATRLLRPAVRTAPRPAGGDAP